In Rutidosis leptorrhynchoides isolate AG116_Rl617_1_P2 chromosome 2, CSIRO_AGI_Rlap_v1, whole genome shotgun sequence, one genomic interval encodes:
- the LOC139887608 gene encoding uncharacterized protein: MVYLNASDKLNEFVYQSKKEKDYAYLKIPLNDIMLATKNFAPAYCIRSHIDYMVYKADLNHLDIKTEGNSEGEFPKMCGPVTIRRNMSQNYEQVVKDFIADIKMLASRKHPNIVSLLGYSWEGYEMIRIFESCTLYKSLADHLRSIKEKTKLTWKRRIRICIDIAQGLDFFHENIEADGPIKLYQGLQSANVMLDEKWNAKIATFRFVYYTDDYIHGNYDQYQKDIYSFGVVLFEILFGRLANDPIYTKENKEGLAPIARRCFEDGTLKNMVDPNIMEAREDSYIIGPDQRSLDAYVNIAYQCLSISETWRPTLRHIINSLNTALTFQEKTSLEHMKIPLSYIKAATNNFTETCIGKGGYGVVYKAQLDVFDKMHRRKQKRTVAIKRIAGKKSELRNIGFVDELEIVHKCVHPNIISLLGFCFEDSENILVSEYAANGSLDEYLETGKLSKLPWDRRLKMCLDIAYALSYLHTPDRDKKCIIHRDIKSGNILLGENLEVKIADFGLSIFHPKNHPSSTINTEHCAGTHVYLDPEYQEGKLKIASDVYSFGVVLFEILSGKVAYDRIFTKENGNGIAPIARQRFKDGKLMEMVDTKIMKEAHELSSTIKIGPSQDSLDEFFEVACKCVAEVQAGRPKMKEVIDGLKKAIDFQKHRNDTLEISLEDIRLGGKTLSDTNCIIEEGYGMHNGEIQYNNETKPVTVKRMSKCGQKTPGNWREFEIPYKYKHEFVIGLIGYCKKMNEKFIVYEYAINQSLDMHVGNATLTWIKRLRIAIDIAKGLEFLHGRDGGQDVVIHKDLKSSNILLTGDWTTKICGFDRPLIFPKNMNIHYVNDVIRGYDIYSLGVILFELLCGRLASTDRDQFFDSFVKGQYEIERPDKLVFELIREQIVLESLVKFKKIAFRCLHDDRNIRPTAAMVLVQLKQALKLQEAGIWEAKLPTNYKQILEYSESPEIYSKMGKNDIYNKLFSGILLQEGKLWFSIGGNGERYEMISAQTFSYKNRRFRRWQTIQDSRFKKVAEMLDVSNLNIQIKRGPQLLLPNVNYSVHLVFKFCCPRKSHAKRMYVNLKYKLGNENSNSYFATWREDGWMMIELGRFLNNNDKTDIKVTLESFSRCYCDSRAIFIEGIEFRAVDDASLKVKQEIEVSDEIQQPILNSNSEITKFPGSEMASMRQTVHAMLLFKNYNDNDAKLLYSNGSFQCRLEGIEFLRKTTFSIKWKIGSQMVSHNTDNVCYLVFKLSENCSGLHCPVLVRDKYRWKSKETIYFRRPSPWNVHETDRIPKERRDGWMEVIAWIYDSNYKLRNDSLHVKLKFTTYEGTMSGLIIRGLEFRPMEG, from the exons ATGGTGTATCTCAATGCAAGTGATAAACTAAACGAGTTCGTTTATCAAAGTAAAAAG GAGAAAGATTATGCATACTTGAAGATTCCACTCAATGATATAATGTTGGCCACCAAGAATTTTGCCCCAGCATACTGCATCAGGTCACACATAGATTATATGGTGTACAAAGCAGACCTTAACCATCTTGATATTAAAACTGAAGGGAATAGTGAAGGTGAATTTCCTAAGATGTGTGGTCCAGTAACTATAAGACGCAACATGAGTCAGAACTACGAACAAGTAGTAAAAGATTTCATTGCAGATATTAAAATGCTTGCTAGTCGTAAGCATCCCAATATAGTCTCTCTTCTTGGCTATTCCTGGGAAGGTTATGAGATGATTCGTATCTTTGAATCATGCACTCTTTACAAAAGTCTTGCTGATCATCTGAGATCCATCAAGGAAAAAACCAAGCTTACATGGAAGCGACGAATACGAATATGCATAGATATTGCACAAGGATTGGACTTCTTTCACGAAAACATTGAGGCTGATGGACCAATCAAACTATATCAAGGCTTGCAGAGCGCAAATGTTATGTTGGATGAAAAGTGGAATGCTAAGATAGCTACCTTTAGGTTCGTATATTACACAGATGACTACATACATGGAAATTATGACCAGTATCAAAAAGATATTTATTCCTTTGGAGTAGTTTTATTTGAGATCCTATTTGGGAGGTTGGCCAATGATCCAATTTACACCAAGGAAAATAAGGAGGGGCTTGCACCCATCGCACGAAGGTGCTTCGAAGATGGAACACTAAAGAATATGGTTGATCCTAATATAATGGAAGCTCGTGAAGACAGTTATATAATAGGACCCGATCAACGTTCTTTGGACGCATATGTAAATATCGCATACCAATGTTTGTCAATATCTGAAACCTGGCGCCCAACACTGAGACATATCATCAACTCCCTTAATACTGCTTTAACCTTTCAA GAAAAAACCTCCTTGGAGCATATGAAGATTCCACTTAGTTACATAAAGGCGGCCACCAATAATTTTACTGAAACATGTATTGGAAAAGGCGGATATGGAGTGGTGTACAAAGCACAACTCGATGTTTTTGATAAAATGCACCGTAGGAAACAGAAACGCACCGTAGCTATAAAACGCATTGCGGGGAAAAAAAGTGAGCTACGAAACATAGGGTTCGTTGACGAACTTGAAATAGTTCATAAATGTGTACATCCCAACATAATCTCTCTTCTTGGATTTTGCTTTGAAGATTCTGAAAATATTCTTGTTTCTGAGTATGCTGCTAACGGAAGTCTCGATGAATATTTGGAAACGGGCAAACTGAGTAAACTTCCATGGGATCGGCGTCTAAAGATGTGCCTTGATATTGCGTACGCACTAAGTTACCTTCACACACCTGATCGAGACAAGAAATGTATAATACACCGTGATATCAAAAGTGGGAATATTCTGTTGGGCGAGAATTTAGAGGTCAAGATTGCTGATTTTGGGCTCTCGATCTTTCACCCAAAGAATCACCCGTCCAGCACTATCAACACAGAACATTGTGCAGGCACACATGTGTATCTAGATCCAGAATATCAGGAAGGTAAGTTGAAAATAGCATCGGATGTATACTCGTTTGGAGTTGTTTTATTCGAAATCCTATCGGGAAAGGTAGCCTATGATCGAATTTTCACAAAGGAAAATGGGAATGGGATTGCACCTATCGCACGACAGCGTTTCAAAGATGGGAAGTTAATGGAAATGGTAGATACTAAAATTATGAAAGAAGCTCATGAACTTAGTTCTACAATAAAAATAGGACCAAGTCAAGATTCTTTGGATGAATTTTTTGAGGTCGCATGTAAATGTGTGGCGGAAGTTCAAGCGGGTCGTCCAAAAATGAAAGAAGTCATCGACGGACTTAAGAAAGCTATAGATTTTCAA AAACACCGCAATGACACGCTGGAAATTTCCCTTGAAGACATAAGATTGGGGGGGAAAACCTTGAGTGATACCAACTGTATTATAGAAGAGGGATATGGTATGCACAATGGAGAAATTCAATACAATAATGAAACTAAGCCCGTTACCGTAAAGCGTATGAGCAAATGTGGCCAAAAAACACCTGGCAATTGGAGAGAATTTGAAATTCCTTACAAGTATAAGCATGAATTTGTGATTGGTCTCATAGGCTACTGTAAGAAAATGAATGAAAAATTCATTGTTTATGAGTATGCGATTAACCAAAGTCTCGATATGCACGTGGGAAATGCTACACTTACATGGATCAAAAGACTAAGGATAGCCATTGATATCGCCAAAGGTTTGGAATTCCTTCATGGAAGGGATGGGGGACAAGATGTAGTGATACATAAAGACCTAAAAAGTTCCAATATCTTACTAACTGGAGATTGGACAACAAAGATTTGTGGATTTGATAGACCCTTAATATTTCCAAAAAATATGAATATTCACTACGTTAATGACGTAATCAGAGGCTATGACATTTACTCGTTGGGTGTGATTTTATTTGAGCTTTTGTGTGGGAGATTGGCCAGCACAGATCGTGATCAGTTTTTTGACAGTTTCGTTAAAGGCCAGTATGAAATAGAAAGACCAGATAAGTTGGTGTTCGAGCTTATAAGAGAACAAATTGTACTGGAGTCATTGGTTAAATTTAAAAAGATTGCCTTTCGATGCTTACATGATGACAGAAATATACGGCCTACAGCAGCCATGGTGTTAGTACAACTTAAACAAGCATTGAAATTGCAG GAGGCTGGCATATGGGAGGCCAAATTGCCTACAAACTATAAACAAATACTCGAGTATTCAGAGTCCCCTGAGATTTACTCCAAAATGGGAAAAAATGATATCTACAACAAACTTTTCAGCGGAATCCTCCTTCAGGAGGGCAAACTG TGGTTTTCAATTGGTGGTAATGGAGAAAGATATGAGATGATTTCAGCACAAACCTTTTCATACAAAAACCGTCGGTTTCGTAGGTGGCAAACTATTCAAGATTCAAG GTTTAAGAAAGTAGCAGAGATGTTAGATGTTTCGAATCTTAATATCCAAATTAAGAGAGGACCTCAGCTTTTACTTCCGAACGTCAATTACAGCGTTCATCTAGTCTTCAAATTTTGTTGTCCAAGAAAATCTCATGCTAAACGAATGTATGTGAACCTTAAGTACAAATTAGGTAATGAAAATTCAAATTCATATTTTGCTACATGGAGAGAAGACGGATGGATGATGATTGAACTGGGTCGATTTCTAAACAACAATGATAAAACGGATATTAAGGTTACACTGGAGAGCTTTTCAAGATGCTATTGTGATAGTCGTGCCATCTTTATTGAAGGCATCGAGTTTCGAGCCGTTGACGATGCAAGTTTGAAA GTGAAACAAGAAATTGAAGTGTCTGACGAAATCCAACAACCAATTTTAAATTCCAACTCAGAAATCACTAAG TTCCCAGGAAGTGAAATGGCAAGTATGAGACAGACGGTTCATGCAATGTTGCTTTTCAAGAACTATAATGATAATGATGCAAAGCTACTTTATTCAAACGGCTCATTCCAATGCAG ATTAGAAGGGATAGAGTTTCTACGAAAGACAACATTTAGTATCAAGTGGAAGATCGGTAGTCAAATGGTTTCACATAATACAGACAATGTGTGTTACCTTGTATTCAAGCTTTCTGAAAATTGTAGCGGCTTGCATTGTCCCGTGTTAGTACGAGATAAGTACCGCTGGAAGAGTAAAGAAACGATTTATTTTAGACGCCCAAGTCCGTGGAATGTACATGAAACTGATCGAATTCCAAAGGAGAGGAGAGATGGATGGATGGAGGTTATTGCGTGGATATATGACTCGAATTATAAGCTTCGTAATGATTCACTTCATGTGAAGTTGAAATTCACAACTTACGAAGGAACTATGTCTGGCCTTATTATACGTGGCCTTGAGTTTCGACCAATGGAAGGATAG
- the LOC139887609 gene encoding receptor-like protein kinase HERK 1, translating into MSSSDTLAALLDIESHDVVPILRPKLANLHIPLNDILSATNNFADDNLIKRGIIDDVYKGKLHSKEVNDVFIRRFRPSSRLPYFEFLRVVATLSRMNHANTLSFVGFCDDNDEMMMVFKYENNGSLDQYLSDSNLTWSQRLNACLGAARALRYIHKDIEGHSALGFYHDINSSTILLDKDWEAKLFCFGFPIAYDVVFHSTSSYKDPTGERWWSHMSDVYSFGVILFEVLFGKKAMIVDEKYLVPMVTSLYKMGKLEDMINHDLRKQMHPQSLSIFSELAYDCVKKRSTMDLIVERLKEASDLHSLHEMLVRDRINLSI; encoded by the coding sequence ATGAGTTCTTCAGATACTCTGGCTGCTTTATTGGACATCGAGTCTCATGATGTGGTGCCTATTTTGAGGCCAAAACTTGCTAACCTACATATCCCGTTAAATGATATTTTATCTGCTACAAATAACTTTGCGGATGATAATCTCATCAAACGAGGTATAATTGATGATGTTTACAAAGGAAAACTTCACTCCAAAGAAGTAAACGATGTTTTCATACGGAGGTTTCGTCCTTCATCGCGGCTACCATATTTTGAGTTTTTGAGAGTGGTTGCCACACTTTCTCGTATGAATCATGCGAATACCTTGTCTTTTGTTGGGTTTTGTGATGATAATGATGAGATGATGATGGTTTTCAAATATGAAAATAATGGAAGTCTGGATCAATATCTGAGTGATTCAAACCTCACATGGTCCCAAAGATTGAATGCATGTCTAGGTGCTGCACGTGCATTAAGATACATTCATAAGGATATCGAAGGCCATTCAGCTCTCGGCTTTTATCATGATATCAATAGCTCAACAATTTTGTTGGATAAAGATTGGGAAGCTAAGTTATTTTGTTTTGGATTTCCAATAGCATACGATGTTGTCTTTCATTCAACATCTAGTTACAAAGATCCTACCGGAGAACGTTGGTGGAGCCATATGTCCGATGTTTACTCTTTTGGCGTAATATTGTTCGAAGTTCTCTTTGGGAAGAAAGCAATGATTGTAGACGAAAAATATCTAGTTCCAATGGTTACTAGTCTTTATAAAATGGGAAAACTGGAAGATATGATTAATCATGATCTAAGGAAACAAATGCACCCACAATCACTTTCCATTTTCTCAGAATTAGCCTATGATTGTGTCAAGAAACGCTCCACTATGGATCTGATCGTTGAAAGACTTAAGGAAGCATCGGACCTACATTCGTTACATGAAATGCTTGTAAGGGATAGGATTAATCTGAGTATATAA